Below is a window of Vanacampus margaritifer isolate UIUO_Vmar chromosome 11, RoL_Vmar_1.0, whole genome shotgun sequence DNA.
TGGTCGTGTCCTATGCAGAAACACGTTATATCAACGCGACGGCTCTGTTATTGTAATCATAATCTCGGATTTTCATAAACAAGTCCGTGGTAATAATGCAGAATTCTATTTTAGGAGACAACAGAAGTTAGATAATATCCTGGCAGTGTCGCGGTTTGACACATCAGtgaatcatcattattattattattttttcatttgtcaaTCATCGTTTGTGTTaattgaaattttatgtattaaaagtaCTCGTTGATTGCAATTCGTGAATACTTGTATTGTTGTCAgtatggggaaaaaatcaaaCACCCCCAATTTGTGTAtaacaaaattattaatttcttGGCTCTCATccagattaaaacatttaatcacacatgcatgcatactACATGAGTGCGCGAGTACAAGTTCAGAGTGTATTGAGCCCACAGTCATTCtctcgaacccccccccccaaaacctcCTTGTAGACCCGTACCAATGGCCTGCAGATATTGAAAGTGGGCATCATATCTATAAAGGAATAATTGATTTTATGAATTGTTGGAACATTTGTGTGTTGCAGGCAGGCCAGCATGTCctccaaaaaaatgaagattATGTCAGATTCGTCAAGTTCAGGTTGtggcttttttaaaattcatataCTGTAACCATAGTAAGATGTTTTGAAATGCTTCGAGTCCTGCCACTGTGAAGCTCTGGTGTCCCCTGCCCCTTCTTTTGCATCAGTTGACAGCATTATGTCACCACGTTAATTGGATGCCATACCTTTTTCTTCCACAGGTGATGATGGGCCTCCTCAAATTTTAGCCCCCATCGAGGATTCCGATTTAGACGAAAGTTTCAACTTAAAGCCGTGGCAAGTAAGTACGTAGCGTATCATGGCAGGAGTAGGTGAAACTGACTGACTGCCATGTTTCACTTCCACATGTTGCTTCTGTGTGCTGAGCTACAAATCAAGTAAGACAAATGCAATTAGCTTCTTGCCAAAGAAGGTTCTAAGTGTCAGTCTTAGAAACGcatataattcataaaataatttGTAGCAAAGTTTGCAACTGGCTTCCCTATTCTCAGTTGTCCAGCTAGTAGAGTATTACAACATGTTCTAACGCCGATGTTCCCTCAGGTTGCCAATTCCCAAAGTCTGCTTGATCCCGAGAAGACCTCCAACCGGATGCCGTCTACCAATGTGATAGAGGTGAAAGTTGAGAAAGGCCAAGGTAGAGATATGATGCCATGGCACGCTGTAGATCGGGGGttgtcaaactttttgggtAGAGGAGATTCCCCCCGTTTTTaatctgtaattttttttaagccaaaaaaatatggaatgttacaataacaaattcttatttttagagaaagaaaaaaagctgtaaTGTCCTAAAGTaattaaatcaaacaaatatttcacattttaacaagagtatgaaatcatattttaacaaaagaATTTGAcaatcacaactttttttttatggaatatGTTATCATTTCagacattcaaaatgtctaatgtaGCATAGGGaggatattttgtttgtttggctgCCCGACCCATATACAAGAGAgggtatatttttttaggtcatgTGACATAATTCAGTGGCACCTTGCCTCTTGAGTGCTCCAAATATTGTTGTCATGGTACCAACACAGGTTTCAattccaagtccagaaagtaaaaaaaacgaaagaaagaaaaaccctgccatagtttgtctttagccacaggtgcttgtTCTCTAATCAAACGGGGTTTCCTGCTGGTTgattagaagcacctgtggcccaagccaaactatggcagggtttttactttccggacccgaatttgccacctctgtataCCACAACACCTGACTACCGGTAATCTAAATTAATCAGAGCAATGATCCCAAAGAATTGCCATTATTTTAATGTCGCTTTAAAGAAAAATACTCTATTgggatatataaatatattatcagGGTATAAAATGACTTGCATCAGGATTTACTgcacatttttgtccatctcttctgtctcacacacacacacaccatataTTCCTTCATGATTATATACactaaaaaaatgaacacagcAGTTCATATATTAACCAAAATGATTCCCCTCGCTGCTGAAAGTTTTAGCCAGGCTTAGTTTTTTGTCATAGTCCAAAGTgaaaaagttaataaaaatCAGTTATGGAAGTGTGAATTTCTGCCGTTAGCATTTGTGTATACAGTACGAGTAAATTGCACGAGCTTAATTACAATGCAAGTCGAACTCGTTAAGATACCACTGATATTGTCTGCCATTTGGCACAACCCCAAGTTTGAGATCCCCCGTTGTGAACCCGCCGCTCTTATCGTTTCCCCTGTAACCAAACATAACATGTCACAGAGGCCATCTTGGACGCCGCCACCTTCTGGAGACACTGCAACATGGCGGGATGCACGGACGCCATCTTCAGCCATTTCCTAACCAACATGAAGGACGTCTCTCAGAGGATCCAGCAGGAGCAGGCCAGCCAGGAAGGCGAGCGAGCGTCGATGCGAGCGTTCGATGGCCTCGCAGCAGGCGGGAAATGACGTGTGCCGCTTGTCTCTGCAGATTTGGACGTGGCGTTCAAAGTTATGATGGCTTCTGGGAAAATGACACAGCTGCTGAGAAAACAACTAACAGGTGATGTGATTGAGATGTTAGCGACAAGCTACATGGAGCGCTGAAGTGCAACATGACACTTTGTGCGCATTAAATCACGTTTGATCATATTTCTCACATtcatgactttaaaatgagtttttttcacCTCATAAATATGACTtttcaaatgaaacattttatttcaagcaCAATTCAGAGAATCCAAGGATATCGAATAATAAATTAGTGGTTAATAGCACACACAGAAAAGGAGTAAAATTACCTTAGTTTCTGTAATTTACTTAATGGTGGGAATACGGTTCTTGACGTTTTCTCatatagaattatttttttattacaactttttgttttatggctAATTTTTGTAATATCACTTTATCCTCAATTATGTTTACCCCCATTATGaattttaaagcaattttacaaattaatttaggttaaaaaaattgttttgatatattatgacttttttttctatgtatgcatttttctttttcttttttcttttttttctagagctcagtattgttcattcgatttgacatcatcattgctctccttttttttttctttttttttttaaaaaacaaataaattaaaaaaaattaatatttttttttttaatttttttaatttttttaattaaatatatatacatatatatatatatatatatatatatttttttttttttgtatgtgtgtgtgcgtgcgtgcgtgcgtgcgagcgtgtgtgtattcatcagttcacctaaagtccattaaaaaaaatcccatactaataatataatataataataaattgccaaatgcagaaacatcaatgtaagttatcacgatgcaGTGGCTCTCGccaacagacagaattaagtaaccagaattaggttaaaaaattctatatacgtagaccatgtttctataaattttgatatttggtttttatttgaggcagatattttttccattaaaatgtgatttatgaggaggttagaccattggtcgatattcagagtttgtttatttttccagttaacaagaattgtttttttagcgatagtaagggctacaagtgtagattgaaattgtttatgtggtaagtcagttgttgttaggtcacctagcaaacacaagtttggagataaaggtatcctacagtccaaaatagcggaaagtttttctaagactttagtccagaaatacataaccggagtacataaccataaagcatgaacataagtgtctgtagtgttttgtaagcattggagacaaatgtcggagtctgagagtcccattttcttcatcatatattgagtaatgtatgttctgtgaatatgAATATGTATGCATTTTTCAATGCCATTATGGCTTAATGTCCCTTTTGTGGTTTTGATAGAGATGGAGCAGAAACACGTGTTGGTGCAAAAGTCACTGGCAGCGATGCAGCAAGTCATGTCTTTGCTGAGGAGTTGATCGCCTCTTTGCTGCATTATGGTAATCAACACATTtctcatttcaaacattttatacgAGCCTTATTTTAGCATACTATTGTCaccaccattttattttattttttttgtgctttaatTAAAGCAGCCATTTGGCTCTGTCCGTTTACTCCCAGAGCTGGTTTACATCACTGACCCCTGTTAAGAAACCATTTTGGTCCTCGCTTGAAAACTCATCcgacacatttttgggggaatggTTTGTGCAAGGACTGGATTGCGTTCATGTGTTCCTCTCGCGCAATCGGCTTTGTAACACATATCACACCTgcggtccatttcacaaagcagatTTAGTGAGAAGCCTAAGTCTGCTAACCCGGAAGTGCGGGGAACTCAAGatctcggtcagttaccgtacTAACAGTGTATGAACCTAACCTGGTTTATCATAATGAACCTCGAGTTTCTGTCTCCGCCTCCTTTCTGCCACACACAAGATTTCATTTCCTTATTCATTCAGTCAGATGGCGAGTTTTGGTTTAACATAGTTCTGCCgtctgatatttaaaaaatatttaataaatatataaaaagtccacttttttcacgaacatggcatgtccttttgacaaatGATCTCGTTGGTGAAggtgcactctaaaaatagaATTGTTGCATCTAATTAAGATGGCAAATTGAATCgttgaccaatttaataaaattgcttcaattggtaacacaggattgaattaaaataatttaagtgAATACATTaagttgaattaattattagttcattaAACCTAAtttattcactttggattaccaaattgaattgttgaccaatttaataaaattgctggTTAAACACGATTGAGTGTGCAGGCAGCATTATTGCGCGGGGAGTTAAATATTCATCATGAGATGGTTATCAGGCTGCACATAGATATTCGGGCGTTTCTGAACGGTTATCTTTTTTGAACGGTatcgtttcacatcacagtccatcatctccGTACACAACTTAATatgtccttacatttgcaacattaccagccgtacgttgtcatgcgctcacatcactgcatatattgtgtgtggcgctctgttttttttccatagacccgtttgaataatgttttaatattaagtcaagtgcgcttctcccccgGCAGGATTGCAGCTAAATGAAATCAATGAATGAGCTACCATTCAACatgtttcccctgtaatattattgtgattgcaaaggactacatttaaatgtacgcaTTCACCCGCCCACcaacgttctcccacgccgccttcctctacGGGTAgccgctgcggtgttgcacttATTTTTTATGACTATAGATATTTTCAAATTTGCCATATGATCACATTAAGATTTCCAGTTGAGagaggtgttaaaaaaaaaaaaaaacgcgcgttgccatggtgactggTTGAATCGTTGATGCGGTCTTTCTAGTGTGGTGGTAACTCCAGGTgaaactcgctgttcagggttagtctcagaGTTTGTttgaacctgctttgtgaaactCCATCCATCGCAAACCTCGTTGACTTCCTCTACTATTGGTGTTCCCGTAGGCACATTTGGTCAAtccaaataatttatttcacgGTTTCTCCGccttgcttttttattttgtttcaattggtaattcaatatattattattagaaatCATCCACACTTTCTGAGGTGTGGGTCAATACTCCAATATTCTCAtgattgcaacaacaacaaaaaaacgttggTGTACTACTGTAGATAAGGAATCTTATCTTGAATGTGCCAATCCGTTATTTGCAAAGTCTAAAAATGATTAATGAAAGTACAACTTCAATACGAAGCCAGGAAAAAATTATGACTAACAGTTTTAAGAGACATGGCAAATTTTAGAATCCCAAAATGCtgaactacaataaaaaaagaaaaaaaagaatttagcATAATAAGAGTGAAACTATGGAACGGGACTGAGTGTGGAGCTGAAAGTGTAAACATCAACTAGTTTAAAAACACACTCAAATAATCTTTGAGGACCAAGTAGGTTTAATATGAATGTATTCTATTACTGTATGGAACAAAGAAATGTAGACTTGTGTCAAAAAGTGTTTGTCCCCTTAGGGgttacagatttttatttatttttttggtatgtttgtcacacccatcatcaaacaaatgtaaatatcagTCACACAAGTAAAAGTCCACTCTTTTTTTCGCTGAATGTCTTTAATTCCGCAACATTGGAGGGTTTTCTCACATGAACGGCTTTTGAAAGGTTTTGCCACAGCATTTCAAGCAGATTCAGGTCTGCGCTAAGATGAGGCCACCCAACAATATTTCCCCCTtgattttgtatgttttgtttatttttttaccccaaaaaaacattagcCTTGAGAAATTACAgtggggttgttgttgttgttgtgtgtgtgtgtggtaggtttttttactttcttaataGCAAAGATATTATTGATACTGTTTAGTTGTTACCATATAAATGATTATGGATGTGTGTTATAGActggtgtgtatatatacatacattgtaATGTTAAATTACTATAGGACtacaatattgtcattcataTAAAGTTAGTTATATAGAATCATGAGGTAGAGTAATAGTGcttttacttcttcctactttTTATTTGGAATATGTACAGGAATATGtacaatttaacttttttgtcatgttcaaaataaagaataaaatacccaaaaataaattcagaTTCTGTTTAATGGTGTGAATAAATGCTATAAACGAGTTCAtcacatttctaaaataatggcctgttttttttcttctttttcacaaaacaaatattgtatgtATTAATTTCATATCGGGTAAATTAATGATGTGTGTTAGGCGGCCagcgtctgtatttatttttatttttgccaaattATCTCATAGGCCATTATTTTAAAAGGGTGATGATTTATAACATTACTATAACAATGGCAAATGCAAAAATTATACATGCAAATGTCTCCAGATGTCTGCAATTCAGTAAAGGATGATTATGAATGACAACCTTTGACCTGATTGTTCAGATGTCATTTTGTGCCAACCAAGCTGCCCTCTCTACGGAGATGGGCCAATATGGGGGGTGGAGCCGGGGGGGGGTTACACCCCTCATCtagaaaaaatcaaatataaaaatggTCCAGTCTATTTCTTTGCCTCGTGTATAAGACCAAATGTAACCTGAGGTTGTATCTTGAAGTCAGTGTTCCGCATGTAAAAATTGTATAGAAAGCTAGCTGAAGGTTTTTGTATTGTTGCACTTTGCCATTACTAGTTAAGACACTTACGCTTTTTATTGGACAGATACTGGCCATTCAATACTCGTCTTAAGGCAACGACACTGTACTAGTATGCTCTTGTTCTCACTAAAAAGACAACTTGATAAACCGCTTGGATATCAAATGAATGCTGAGAAATATGGAAATCTGAGCATTTGATATCAATGTGAATTATGTATGAAAACTAGAAAGTGTTAAgcagtttgagcatttattccaccGTAAAATCCATATACTCGTCCTCAGTCAGAAAAATTCAACATAGGACAAAAATTCAAAGCtacagattattaaaaaatatatataataaactgCAAACAGGTGTACACAAAACCTTTTATTCAAATTGCTACACttctggctttaaaaaaaaaatagaagaaaaaaaaacattgtagtcAAAAATTTTTTACAGCAAGTAGATGGGGAAAATACATATGGAATCAGCTTTTTTTTACCAATCAGATGTAAAACAAACACCTGCATCAGATTGAAGCTGCTGTATAATGATATCATTAATGTAGTCAGCAGTTAAAATAAGTGCTCACACCTTTGAGAGCTTTTCAGAGTGCGGGAATGTAAGGTCAACGAAATTTAAAAGATCAAATACAGAAAAATGAGACGTTAGAGGCTTCATCAGCATTGCGTGAAAAGGACTTAAAGTTCATCACTGCAGATTTAACTTTAAAAGTGTTTTGACTGATCATTAATTTGCCAGGTGCTCGTTTCCATCAAAAACATAAGGATATCAAACGTGGCTCTTAAGATGGACAAATGCTCAAACAGCTTTCCGAATACGTGTTAGGGAACACATTTGGATCAGTCCACAAGTGCAATTGGTCTTAAGTGAAAAGTAGAAAAAGTGCTTCAAGTTCCTTGGAATAATGCAAGTCTTTGGAATGGGTGGGTATGACTAAATGTCCCTGAACGCATCATTTTCGGGTCAGTACTTGAAGGCGCCGCAGCGGCTGGCTCGACATATGAAGGCCTTGAGCAAGTCGCCGTCCATCTGGCAGAAGGCGTCCGTCTGCGTCACTTTAGTCAGGTGGTTGACGCAAAACTTGAAGCAGAAATCCTCCAGATCCTGATGAACAATTAAACAATGACTCAGTGCcgcaattcactttttttttttataaatatataagaGCGGGCAAACCGGGCCGACCTCGGCATCGTAGCGCACGGCGGCCGACAGCAGCGTGAAGGCGTTCTCCACCGTGATGCCGTTCTTGATGATGTGCTGGCACAGACGCTTCAGACGGTTCTCGCAGTACGACGTGGCCAGGTCCAGAAGTCCTGCGCACGGAACACTTTCAGTTCACAAAAAGGAGAACGGAGACCCGTTTGCGTCGGCGTTTCCGTCTCTGACCGATAGCGTCCTCTGGCGGCAGCTCCACATCGTCGGTGTAGAGGAACTCCAGGAAAGAGCGATACACCGGGAAGGAGAACTGGTTGATTTCAATCACATCCTTCATGTCTTCGTTCCAGTGCGACTGGAACATGGAGCGGAAGTGTTCACACCTGAAGCGGAAAGCATACAGGATGGCGCCGTTTATAAGTCAAATGCGGTCTTCTCGTCACCCTCAAGCGAGTCCGACCTGATCTTGAGAACCGCTTTGTGGACGTGGATGTATTTGCCATCCACGCAGAACTTGAGGTCGGCCGTCTCCGGGTTGTCAAACTCCTTCTTGACAGACTGAGCCACTGTCAGAAAGTCGTCAAACTCTGAAAGGGAGAAGACGCGCGAGAATAGAATCCTTTTGGGCGTGTCGGCGACATCTCACCCTTGGACAGAAGCCTCCACATGACCGAGGGCGTGGCAAAGCAGGCAAAGACGTCGTCGGTGCAGGTGAAGTTTGTGAGATGGGGCAGCATGATGGACTGCCCCCGGCACTGGCCCCACATGTACACCTGGCCGCTCTGCGTCTTGGCGGCTGACGTGTGCGTGGAGTGgcaggcggccacctccacgaTCCTGAAGGGTTAACAAAAAACAGGCCACTGCCatcaattcaaaaataaaaaagcaaattaCAGTAGTGCCTTGAGGTAAGAGTTGAATACGCATggataactcaaaacactcatagCAATCTAGTAATGttgccccccgccccctcacgtccatgatttccaaaaacgatttgaaatgtggactcgtcagaccacagcacattTTTCCTATTTGTGTCAGCCTATCAGAAATGGGCTCA
It encodes the following:
- the phf11 gene encoding uncharacterized protein phf11 isoform X2, translating into MHPSQKLVCVLCQRAEETETTAALLTKDDVTAHQNCLLFSSGIYCKDSPLFDDLFGFDAEDVRGEVKRGSKLLCAKCRRKGATVGCEVSRCQKCYHYPCAVEDVAKTVVDDVKGKYVLFCFKHSADQQQRNGDSSSDECDVVPSGLATKSSSPTKRQTILADMQASMSSKKMKIMSDSSSSGDDGPPQILAPIEDSDLDESFNLKPWQVANSQSLLDPEKTSNRMPSTNVIEVKVEKGQEAILDAATFWRHCNMAGCTDAIFSHFLTNMKDVSQRIQQEQASQEDLDVAFKVMMASGKMTQLLRKQLTEMEQKHVLVQKSLAAMQQVMSLLRS
- the phf11 gene encoding uncharacterized protein phf11 isoform X1; translation: MGKGVEILNGHFYFKILPDGEIDKRKAYCRHCDIGLSYHRSTSSLRYHLNALHTVDVRNPYRETTGDPDLWLTPLNETCGITAEKQRHEDLTNAIAKWLATDCRPISVVDDVGLRNVFRIATNDRKYEIPSRHTITKRLHRLYEDERTAKETTAHEERIAIETTSQHASSERQASMSSKKMKIMSDSSSSGDDGPPQILAPIEDSDLDESFNLKPWQVANSQSLLDPEKTSNRMPSTNVIEVKVEKGQEAILDAATFWRHCNMAGCTDAIFSHFLTNMKDVSQRIQQEQASQEDLDVAFKVMMASGKMTQLLRKQLTEMEQKHVLVQKSLAAMQQVMSLLRS
- the rcbtb1 gene encoding RCC1 and BTB domain-containing protein 1 isoform X2 produces the protein MALSELGEVFAWGYNNCGQVGNGSTATQPHPRRISLYLQTKMVVSIVCGQTWSMALVDNGEVYGWGYNGNGQLGVGHNSNQLSPCRLADLHGICVQQVVCGYAHSLALTDEGILYAWGSNTYGQLGTGNKSNQVFPVRIMSEKGRIVEVAACHSTHTSAAKTQSGQVYMWGQCRGQSIMLPHLTNFTCTDDVFACFATPSVMWRLLSKEFDDFLTVAQSVKKEFDNPETADLKFCVDGKYIHVHKAVLKIRCEHFRSMFQSHWNEDMKDVIEINQFSFPVYRSFLEFLYTDDVELPPEDAIGLLDLATSYCENRLKRLCQHIIKNGITVENAFTLLSAAVRYDAEDLEDFCFKFCVNHLTKVTQTDAFCQMDGDLLKAFICRASRCGAFKY